TTTTCTGAAGATCTTTGCCATCTCTCAACTTTGAAATCCATTTCATCTGGCCAATCTTCGTCATTACTCTCTTTGACATAAGGTAATTTTTTTTGCTCAGTTATCTGTAAATCTTTTGGTTGCCTTAAAGATATTGCTTCTAAAGGTCTTTTTGAGTTCTGTTTAGTAGATTCATAAGAATTTGATGCTCTGGAAAATGTCTTAAAATCGCTTTTATCATCGTAAAAATTCTCATCATTCCAATCATCATTCCAATCATCATTATCTTCATCAAAAAATAAATCCACTTTTTCAGATACCCATCTTCCTACTTTTTTAACACTCTTACTTGTTATTCCTTGAAAATCTGAGTTCCTTCTTTTTCCTGGCCTAGCACCAGATACTCCATCAACAAATTGTCTTCCAGTTTCGAAAATTTTATCAACCTGTTTATCAACAATATTTTTATCAAAACTATTTCTAAGATTTCTAATTCTCCTTGAATCCATAAATTATTATGCTTTTTAAAATATAAATTACATTAAAAAAATAAATAATTCCAAATATAGAAACAAAAACACATCTTATATTTTTAATCAAACAAAATTAAACAATTTTTATTCCAAGATCCATTAAAGAAATTTAAACAACATTTTTTACAGGCAATATTCTTTATCCTTTTCCTGTAGAAAAATTTCTCACCACAATTTTGGCAAGTTCCTATGTATTTTAATTCTCTCCTTTCAATAGGAAATGAGTGCCTAACAGAAATTTGAAAATTCTTCTCTTTCACATTAATTTCATTCATCTTTTCTAAAAAATTTGGACCATGTATCTCATTTTTTTTTAATATTCTATCTACCCATGCATGAATCATTTCATGACATAAAGTACTCTTTATTTCACTAGTAGATAATTTACTCAAAATAGGTTTCGATAAGATAATTTCAGAATCTACAAGACCATTAATTCGTTTTCTTCTATAAAAACCAGCAGTAGTTTTTAATCTATTATCACTCCATCTAACTTTTACTAAAGGTTGATTATTAACCGCTAGAGAATTTTCAAAATATTGGCTATTAAATTTATGAAATAAAGGTAAAAGAGGAATTACAGGCATTATGGATTAAAATTAGTATTATTTTGACAAAAAAAGCCATCAAAAACGATTTCTTTTCTTAAAGTAATAAAAAACCTAATTCAACATGGATGCAACACTAGTTAAAGATATCGGAAT
This window of the Prochlorococcus sp. MIT 1314 genome carries:
- a CDS encoding RNA helicase; its protein translation is MDSRRIRNLRNSFDKNIVDKQVDKIFETGRQFVDGVSGARPGKRRNSDFQGITSKSVKKVGRWVSEKVDLFFDEDNDDWNDDWNDENFYDDKSDFKTFSRASNSYESTKQNSKRPLEAISLRQPKDLQITEQKKLPYVKESNDEDWPDEMDFKVERWQRSSEKEKNISRDQLNQQVQSKPRNIPRSRRRRV
- a CDS encoding SprT family zinc-dependent metalloprotease; the encoded protein is MPVIPLLPLFHKFNSQYFENSLAVNNQPLVKVRWSDNRLKTTAGFYRRKRINGLVDSEIILSKPILSKLSTSEIKSTLCHEMIHAWVDRILKKNEIHGPNFLEKMNEINVKEKNFQISVRHSFPIERRELKYIGTCQNCGEKFFYRKRIKNIACKKCCLNFFNGSWNKNCLILFD